One region of Desulfovibrio sp. JC022 genomic DNA includes:
- a CDS encoding aldose epimerase family protein, with amino-acid sequence MGVSSRSWGKTPFGKEVMLFTLENSAGCKARISTYGGTLTGLEIPVDGTVSGKMLDVVLGFDSLQEYAADGNYMGATVGRVAGRISNASFELNGQKFQLDSNEGPNHLHGGRNGFNRQVWEVAAVGDKQDTPSLTLSLLSLHLEGGYPGNLKVEATFTLSGTSLRIIYRATSDQPTPLNITAHPYFNLNGNGRKINNHQLKIFSTKSTTFDEALIPDGKIVEISGTEADFIDFTPLGTNEQDRFYVLENEREELIPAAIARCEESGLELEVCTNQLGVQLYTADGIANESPGKNGIQYGPRCGFCIEPMGYPDAVNKPEFPSVILRPGEKYNHSTEYRFRRIS; translated from the coding sequence ATGGGTGTCAGCAGCAGGTCATGGGGCAAAACTCCCTTTGGAAAAGAAGTCATGCTGTTCACTCTGGAAAACAGTGCAGGCTGCAAAGCGCGTATATCCACCTACGGGGGCACCCTCACAGGGCTGGAAATCCCGGTGGATGGCACGGTGAGCGGAAAGATGCTCGACGTAGTGCTCGGCTTTGATTCATTGCAGGAATATGCTGCTGACGGCAACTACATGGGAGCCACTGTAGGCCGGGTTGCCGGAAGAATTTCAAATGCATCTTTTGAGCTGAACGGACAGAAGTTTCAACTGGACAGCAATGAGGGGCCGAACCACCTTCACGGCGGGAGAAACGGTTTCAACCGACAAGTCTGGGAAGTTGCCGCAGTTGGCGACAAACAAGACACTCCCTCCCTGACCCTCTCTCTTCTCAGTCTGCATCTTGAAGGCGGATATCCCGGCAACCTGAAGGTGGAAGCAACTTTCACCCTGAGTGGAACTTCCCTGCGCATTATCTACCGGGCAACAAGTGACCAGCCCACTCCCCTGAACATAACCGCACATCCCTATTTCAATTTAAATGGGAATGGACGCAAAATTAACAATCATCAATTGAAGATTTTTTCCACAAAATCAACTACGTTCGATGAAGCCCTTATCCCTGATGGAAAGATAGTTGAGATCTCCGGAACAGAGGCGGATTTCATCGATTTCACTCCGCTGGGAACAAACGAGCAGGACCGCTTTTATGTTCTGGAAAATGAACGCGAAGAACTTATTCCTGCGGCAATTGCCCGCTGTGAAGAATCCGGGCTGGAACTTGAAGTATGCACCAATCAGCTCGGGGTACAGCTCTACACGGCTGACGGAATTGCAAACGAAAGTCCCGGCAAAAACGGCATTCAGTACGGGCCTCGATGCGGCTTCTGCATTGAACCCATGGGCTACCCGGACGCGGTAAACAAACCCGAATTTCCCTCCGTGATTTTACGTCCCGGAGAAAAATACAATCATTCAACCGAGTACAGGTTCCGCAGGATTTCCTGA
- a CDS encoding ABC transporter substrate-binding protein, with the protein MKQSLIKLCLVFAAVMLLAVPQVSQANELKGDLEIFSWWAGDEGPALQALIGLYKGQHPNVNVIDATVSGGSGVNAKAVLKTRMLGGEPPDSFQVHAGQELIGTWVKSDRMEDLTFLFKEEGWMDAFPKGLVKLIGTDKGIWSVPVNIHRSNVMWYIPANLKKWGVEAPKNWNDFLKIAPKLQKEGITPLAMGANWTATHLWESVVIASIGAEKWNDLWSGKMKFDNPEMIKAWELFGKILPYTNTDAASLSWQQATDMVIDGRAAFNIMGDWAAGYMETTKKMVPGKDFAWLASPETEGVFIFLADSFGLPKGAPNRDNAIAWLKLLGSKKGSDTFNPLKGSISARTDTDLSKYNIYLQSAAKDFAKDAVAASLIHGAAANETFMGGFAQVMEMFLKTKNAKATAMASQQLANKAQIGK; encoded by the coding sequence ATGAAACAGTCCCTGATTAAACTTTGCTTGGTGTTCGCGGCGGTAATGCTGCTGGCGGTTCCGCAGGTCTCACAGGCCAACGAACTCAAAGGCGATCTTGAAATTTTCTCATGGTGGGCAGGTGACGAAGGTCCGGCTTTGCAGGCCCTGATCGGCCTCTACAAAGGCCAACATCCCAATGTTAACGTCATCGATGCTACCGTTTCCGGTGGTTCCGGCGTTAACGCCAAGGCTGTACTGAAAACCCGCATGCTCGGTGGTGAGCCGCCGGACAGCTTTCAGGTTCACGCAGGTCAGGAACTCATCGGAACATGGGTTAAATCCGACCGCATGGAAGATCTGACCTTCCTGTTCAAAGAAGAAGGCTGGATGGATGCTTTCCCTAAAGGTTTGGTCAAACTGATCGGTACTGACAAGGGTATCTGGTCTGTTCCTGTAAACATTCACCGCTCCAACGTGATGTGGTACATCCCCGCCAACCTGAAAAAATGGGGCGTGGAAGCACCTAAAAACTGGAACGATTTTCTGAAAATTGCCCCCAAACTTCAGAAAGAAGGCATCACCCCTCTGGCTATGGGTGCGAACTGGACCGCAACCCACCTTTGGGAATCCGTTGTTATCGCATCCATCGGTGCTGAAAAATGGAACGACCTCTGGTCCGGAAAAATGAAGTTCGACAACCCTGAAATGATCAAGGCTTGGGAACTCTTCGGCAAAATCCTGCCTTACACCAACACCGATGCAGCTTCCCTTTCATGGCAGCAGGCAACCGATATGGTTATCGACGGCCGCGCAGCATTCAACATCATGGGTGACTGGGCCGCAGGTTACATGGAGACAACCAAGAAGATGGTTCCGGGCAAAGACTTTGCATGGTTGGCTTCCCCTGAGACTGAAGGTGTATTCATCTTCCTTGCTGACTCCTTCGGTCTGCCCAAGGGCGCACCTAACCGCGATAACGCCATTGCATGGCTGAAACTGCTCGGTTCCAAGAAAGGCAGTGATACCTTCAACCCCCTCAAGGGTTCCATCTCCGCCCGTACCGACACCGACCTGAGCAAGTACAACATCTACTTGCAGTCCGCAGCCAAGGACTTCGCAAAAGACGCAGTTGCAGCTTCCCTGATCCACGGCGCAGCAGCCAACGAAACCTTCATGGGCGGCTTCGCACAGGTCATGGAAATGTTCCTGAAAACCAAGAATGCCAAGGCTACCGCCATGGCAAGCCAGCAGTTGGCTAACAAAGCCCAGATTGGTAAATAA
- a CDS encoding LacI family DNA-binding transcriptional regulator, which produces MAHMTLKDLAGKLGISASTVSRALHDHPDISDKTKEVVMAAAEKYGYQPNPIAQSLKKQSSKIIGVIVPEIRHNFFATVISGIEEVAYEAGYIIMVCQSNETLQREIMTTKALTANRVAGILMAISLETTNCDHMRSIMRQGIPLVQFDRVVDELDTGKVVIDDFRASYKMTSHLIDRGYKRIGFLAGREGISMNKLRFNGYLQALKNHSIPFYPELNINIGGCRGSNGRSGAEEYLKMDNPPDAVLCINDPVAVGAFCRFREAGWRIPEDVALAGFSGSPESALIEPGLSSVDQPAFEMGKTAATLLLKQLKEKEHFRPETITLETELLLRGSSYKEVK; this is translated from the coding sequence ATGGCACACATGACCCTCAAAGACCTCGCCGGAAAACTGGGCATATCCGCATCTACAGTTTCACGCGCCCTGCACGATCACCCGGATATCAGTGACAAGACCAAGGAAGTAGTCATGGCGGCGGCTGAAAAATACGGATACCAGCCCAATCCCATCGCCCAGAGCCTGAAGAAGCAGAGCAGCAAAATCATCGGGGTCATTGTCCCTGAAATCCGGCACAATTTTTTTGCCACAGTTATCAGCGGCATTGAGGAAGTGGCCTACGAAGCCGGGTATATCATCATGGTCTGCCAGTCCAACGAGACCCTGCAACGGGAAATCATGACCACCAAGGCCCTTACAGCCAACCGGGTAGCCGGAATACTCATGGCTATATCCCTTGAGACCACAAACTGTGACCACATGCGCTCCATTATGCGACAGGGCATCCCGCTGGTCCAGTTTGACCGGGTGGTGGATGAATTGGATACCGGAAAGGTGGTCATTGACGATTTCAGGGCCTCCTACAAAATGACCTCCCATCTCATTGACCGGGGCTACAAACGCATCGGATTCCTTGCCGGGCGCGAAGGAATTTCCATGAACAAGTTGCGCTTCAACGGCTACCTGCAAGCGTTAAAAAACCACAGTATCCCCTTTTATCCGGAACTTAACATCAATATCGGCGGCTGCCGGGGCAGCAACGGACGTTCCGGAGCCGAAGAATACCTGAAGATGGACAATCCCCCGGACGCAGTGCTGTGCATTAATGACCCAGTGGCTGTGGGCGCGTTCTGCCGATTCCGCGAAGCTGGCTGGCGCATCCCCGAGGATGTTGCCTTAGCCGGATTTTCCGGTTCACCGGAATCCGCACTCATCGAACCGGGGCTTAGCTCAGTGGACCAGCCCGCCTTTGAAATGGGTAAAACAGCTGCCACCCTGTTGCTCAAACAGCTCAAAGAAAAAGAACATTTCCGTCCTGAAACCATCACCCTTGAAACCGAACTACTTCTCCGCGGTTCGAGCTACAAGGAGGTAAAGTGA
- a CDS encoding galactokinase family protein produces MYSMEAYRKHLDEGGLDRQLSLIHSCAGIDKSRERMRELLHCMLENFGRNELCFVSAPGRTEMGGNHTDHNHGHVLAAAVNLDCLAAFSRAEGNVVTIISKGYNPITVDISEAGPHTEEKETSAAIVRGVADGFRKLGLKIGGFNACVHSTIPAGAGLSSSAAFEVLVGRIFSYLFNDGKVGPLEIASVAKQAENIHFGKPCGFMDQMACSFEGILSIDFADPASPGVTRVEPGFDTQGCSEGFYNTGYRLCVIDTGGSHADLTPDYAAIPEEMFQAAICCGQEQAHGLTINRILEHMDSIREKVGDRAVLRLFHFIGEDERALKQAQALHAGDMDEFLRLVAQSGHSSSDLLQNCFSPSAPKRQPIPLALSLTELFLGSHGVGRVHGGGFAGTIQAYVHDSDFNRYRRSMRNIFGENSVIELSIRQPGNEFLTITETGTGA; encoded by the coding sequence ATGTATTCCATGGAGGCTTATCGTAAACATCTGGATGAAGGCGGACTTGATCGGCAACTCAGCCTGATACATTCATGCGCCGGAATAGATAAGTCACGGGAACGCATGCGCGAGCTGCTGCATTGCATGCTTGAAAATTTCGGTCGTAATGAGCTCTGTTTTGTCAGTGCACCGGGCCGCACTGAAATGGGCGGAAATCACACAGACCACAACCACGGTCATGTGCTGGCCGCAGCGGTCAATCTGGACTGCCTTGCCGCTTTCTCCAGAGCCGAAGGCAACGTAGTGACCATCATTTCCAAGGGCTATAATCCCATCACTGTTGATATTTCTGAGGCCGGACCTCACACAGAGGAAAAAGAAACCAGTGCCGCCATTGTCCGTGGTGTGGCAGACGGATTTCGCAAGCTGGGTCTTAAAATCGGAGGTTTCAATGCATGTGTACACAGTACCATCCCTGCCGGGGCAGGGCTGAGTTCCTCCGCGGCTTTTGAGGTACTGGTGGGTCGTATTTTCAGCTACCTTTTTAACGATGGAAAAGTTGGCCCTCTTGAAATTGCCAGCGTTGCCAAGCAGGCCGAAAACATTCATTTCGGCAAACCCTGCGGCTTCATGGACCAGATGGCCTGCTCATTTGAAGGCATTCTGTCTATTGATTTTGCTGACCCGGCCAGTCCGGGGGTAACCCGCGTGGAACCGGGCTTCGATACTCAAGGGTGTTCAGAAGGATTTTATAACACCGGGTATCGGTTATGCGTTATCGATACCGGAGGCAGCCACGCCGACCTGACCCCGGACTACGCAGCGATCCCGGAAGAAATGTTTCAGGCCGCCATTTGTTGCGGCCAAGAACAGGCTCATGGTCTGACTATTAACCGGATTCTGGAACACATGGACAGCATCCGGGAAAAAGTCGGCGACCGCGCAGTACTACGCCTCTTTCATTTCATTGGAGAAGACGAACGGGCCTTAAAGCAAGCACAAGCCCTGCATGCCGGGGATATGGATGAATTCCTACGGCTTGTCGCCCAGTCCGGTCACTCCTCCAGCGATTTGCTGCAAAACTGCTTCAGTCCAAGTGCACCGAAACGGCAACCTATTCCGCTGGCACTAAGTCTCACCGAACTTTTCCTCGGTTCTCATGGTGTAGGCCGGGTCCACGGCGGCGGATTTGCCGGAACCATTCAAGCCTACGTGCATGATTCAGACTTCAACAGATACCGCCGCTCCATGAGAAATATTTTCGGCGAGAACTCAGTCATAGAACTATCCATCCGCCAGCCGGGCAATGAATTCCTGACCATAACTGAAACTGGGACAGGAGCATAA
- a CDS encoding UDP-glucose--hexose-1-phosphate uridylyltransferase: MNKEFQDYPHKRYNPLTGEWVLVSPHRTKRPWQGKQEKTAQKKLPPYDDKCYLCPGNTRNQGASNPDYKDIFIFDNDFPALLNESVKGFNDEDSLFKIEPESGTCRVVCFSPRHDLTISRMKPEAVRKVVDAWCDQYKELGERNDIGYVQIFENRGDIMGCSNPHPHGQIWATRSVPVIPEAENKRQQEYLDENKKCLLCRYVERELKNKERIIFENESFIALVPFWAVWPFEAMLLPKAHMGAITEMTPDQRDDLADALVRMGIRYDNLFETSFPYSMGIHQRPTLDEDGEHWHWHIHYYPPLLRSATVKKFMVGFEMLGMPQRDITAEQSAKQLRELPEIHYLDRGE, from the coding sequence ATGAACAAAGAATTTCAGGACTATCCGCATAAAAGATACAATCCCCTGACCGGGGAATGGGTGCTGGTTTCACCGCACAGGACCAAACGCCCATGGCAGGGCAAGCAGGAAAAAACTGCCCAAAAAAAACTGCCCCCTTATGATGACAAATGCTATCTCTGCCCCGGCAATACCCGCAATCAGGGTGCGAGCAATCCTGATTACAAAGACATCTTTATTTTCGATAACGACTTTCCCGCACTGCTCAACGAATCTGTGAAAGGCTTCAACGATGAAGATAGTCTATTTAAAATTGAGCCCGAAAGCGGAACCTGCCGTGTTGTCTGCTTTTCTCCCCGCCATGACCTGACCATTTCACGCATGAAGCCGGAAGCAGTTCGGAAGGTGGTTGATGCGTGGTGCGACCAATATAAAGAACTGGGAGAACGTAACGACATCGGTTACGTGCAGATTTTTGAAAACCGGGGCGATATCATGGGCTGCTCCAATCCCCACCCACACGGGCAGATCTGGGCCACACGCTCTGTTCCGGTCATCCCGGAAGCAGAAAACAAACGTCAGCAGGAATATCTTGATGAGAATAAAAAATGTCTGCTTTGCCGCTACGTAGAACGGGAGCTTAAAAATAAAGAAAGGATCATTTTTGAAAATGAATCTTTTATCGCCCTTGTTCCTTTCTGGGCAGTCTGGCCTTTTGAAGCCATGCTGCTGCCCAAAGCCCACATGGGTGCAATCACTGAGATGACTCCGGACCAGCGCGATGACCTCGCCGATGCACTGGTTCGCATGGGCATCCGCTACGATAATCTTTTCGAGACCTCTTTCCCTTATTCCATGGGTATCCACCAGCGTCCCACACTGGATGAAGATGGCGAGCATTGGCACTGGCATATCCACTATTACCCACCCTTGCTGCGCTCAGCCACAGTGAAAAAATTTATGGTCGGATTTGAAATGCTGGGCATGCCCCAGCGGGATATTACTGCCGAGCAAAGTGCCAAGCAACTGCGCGAACTCCCTGAAATTCATTATCTGGACCGGGGGGAATAG
- a CDS encoding flagellar hook protein FlgE, with the protein MGLKGSMYNGISGIRAHSQAMSIIGNNLANGSTIGFKGARTSFEDTFYSTVNTGGGIGQVGHGVGIASIYGDFKQGPFEPSSEATNVAIGGKGFFTVRHPDTDATFYTRAGNFIFNKQGVLTDPHGYVVQGWKVNPNSESGKPDTIGTPTDIKLDRFQSPPVRTSEIAMNVNLSSKAEDKCNVTGQPFFSLHQTWNGKNNPPLPADRYAFQNTIKTFDESGTSHDLTIYFDPVKDNTVTTDAAGNRVYEFIVTVPPNEDGRTIGGTALKTTSAAGLLMTGTMTFNPRGEMIGMSSFSLKAGATGGMQNLNNWTPSPMSDSGKPIFTANFLGKADANLATDAKANPITLDFGLSNGSNPPTWSTPTTADASAVGTALSKIPNFTTPKRSASYSTSYDTGNARNSQSQNGYGAGFLQAVEVDRDGVVTGRYSNGQVLDLYVLTLANFNNQYGLRREGSNLFSKTRDSGPALTGRAGTGPLGSIASNKLEQSNVDVGDEMVKLITTQRGFQANSKAITTADQLLGELIQLKR; encoded by the coding sequence ATGGGTTTAAAAGGATCAATGTACAACGGTATCAGCGGTATCCGTGCTCACAGTCAGGCTATGAGCATTATCGGCAACAACCTTGCCAACGGCAGCACCATCGGTTTCAAGGGAGCGCGTACTTCCTTTGAAGACACATTTTACAGCACAGTCAATACCGGCGGCGGTATAGGTCAGGTGGGCCACGGCGTAGGAATCGCCTCTATTTACGGTGATTTCAAACAGGGCCCCTTCGAACCGTCATCCGAGGCCACAAACGTAGCCATCGGCGGTAAGGGATTCTTCACTGTTCGCCACCCGGATACAGATGCGACATTCTACACCCGCGCCGGAAACTTTATTTTCAACAAGCAGGGGGTGCTGACAGATCCCCACGGCTACGTGGTGCAGGGCTGGAAGGTTAATCCCAATTCCGAAAGCGGTAAGCCGGATACAATCGGCACACCTACGGATATCAAGCTGGACCGTTTTCAGTCACCTCCGGTGCGCACTTCTGAAATAGCCATGAACGTTAACCTCAGTTCCAAGGCTGAGGATAAGTGCAATGTGACCGGACAGCCCTTCTTTTCATTGCACCAGACATGGAATGGGAAAAATAATCCTCCCCTCCCCGCAGACCGCTATGCCTTCCAGAATACCATCAAGACATTTGATGAAAGCGGAACCTCTCATGACCTGACCATTTATTTTGATCCGGTCAAAGATAACACTGTGACCACGGATGCAGCAGGTAACAGGGTTTACGAGTTTATCGTTACTGTTCCCCCCAATGAAGACGGAAGGACAATTGGTGGTACTGCCCTTAAAACCACTTCCGCAGCAGGGCTGCTTATGACCGGGACCATGACTTTCAACCCGCGCGGGGAGATGATCGGCATGAGTTCCTTCTCGCTCAAAGCCGGAGCTACAGGGGGGATGCAGAACCTCAATAACTGGACTCCTTCACCTATGTCTGATTCCGGTAAGCCCATTTTTACTGCCAACTTCCTTGGCAAGGCCGACGCAAACCTTGCCACTGATGCCAAAGCCAATCCCATCACCCTTGATTTCGGACTTAGTAACGGCAGTAATCCGCCCACTTGGAGTACACCCACCACAGCTGATGCTTCGGCTGTAGGTACGGCCTTGTCAAAAATTCCAAACTTTACCACTCCCAAACGGAGCGCATCTTACTCAACCTCCTATGACACTGGTAATGCTCGTAATTCTCAGTCTCAGAACGGGTATGGCGCAGGGTTTCTGCAAGCCGTGGAAGTGGACCGGGACGGTGTTGTTACCGGGCGTTATTCCAACGGGCAGGTGCTCGATCTCTACGTACTCACTCTTGCCAACTTCAACAATCAGTATGGTTTACGCCGTGAAGGGAGCAACCTCTTCTCCAAGACCCGTGATTCCGGGCCGGCACTGACCGGACGGGCCGGAACAGGGCCGCTGGGTTCCATCGCCTCCAACAAGCTGGAGCAGTCCAACGTGGATGTGGGGGATGAAATGGTCAAGCTGATCACCACGCAGCGCGGGTTTCAGGCCAACAGTAAAGCCATCACCACAGCCGACCAGTTACTCGGCGAACTTATCCAGTTGAAGAGATAA
- a CDS encoding RNA polymerase sigma factor, whose amino-acid sequence MNVEHKAVINIIRKCAEGDSVSWNTFVEKYSGIIYFTINNTLKSKLRYYSQHHADDICQNVFLRLVQNDRSLLKRYDPHKAKITTWLMVISRSVTMDFLRKGVYCLAPLDDFINELEAPVDSVHEGLDIPEQLLSPRQKLIVTLFFEDGLDISEISEFIGIKEQSVRSAKHKALIKLRSYHGVSGETYALTR is encoded by the coding sequence TTGAACGTAGAACATAAGGCAGTAATCAATATTATCAGAAAGTGCGCTGAAGGTGATAGCGTATCCTGGAATACTTTTGTGGAGAAATATTCGGGGATAATCTATTTTACCATCAATAATACACTAAAGAGTAAGCTACGTTACTACTCTCAACATCATGCTGATGATATTTGTCAGAACGTTTTCCTGCGTCTTGTACAGAACGATAGAAGTCTGTTAAAAAGATATGATCCGCACAAAGCCAAGATCACAACCTGGCTGATGGTCATTTCCAGAAGTGTGACCATGGATTTTTTGCGAAAGGGGGTATACTGTTTGGCCCCTTTGGACGATTTTATTAATGAACTTGAGGCTCCCGTCGATTCAGTCCATGAAGGATTGGATATTCCGGAGCAGCTGCTTTCGCCCCGTCAGAAGCTGATAGTGACGCTTTTCTTTGAGGACGGGCTGGATATTTCTGAAATTTCCGAGTTTATCGGAATCAAGGAGCAGTCGGTCAGAAGTGCCAAACACAAGGCCCTGATCAAACTTCGCTCCTACCACGGAGTCAGTGGGGAGACTTATGCGCTGACCCGTTAG
- a CDS encoding ABC transporter ATP-binding protein, with protein MANVELKNVIKRYGSVEVIHGVDLSVNDNEFIVLVGPSGCGKSTLLRMVAGLEDISGGDIHIGERVVTNVSPKDRNVAMVFQNYALYPHMTVGENMGFSLKMHKKSKDEIKQRVDDVAKILELEPYLHRKPSELSGGQRQRVAMGRAMVRNPDVFLFDEPLSNLDAQLRTQMRMELRKMHMRLKTTTIYVTHDQIEAMTLADRIVILKDGYIQQVGTPVEVFEKPNNVFVAQFIGNPPMNILEGTIKVIDGKRYVVKGSTKFPVQDHQGPNLKDGDPVLAGLRPDSIKMGDNIERLQKDWWCSGEVVVSEILGAHSLLEIIIDGENELIAEVEGRVVAHPGETVPIGFEFDRMVLFDPETKEALY; from the coding sequence ATGGCAAACGTAGAACTTAAGAACGTCATCAAGCGTTATGGATCAGTCGAGGTCATCCACGGTGTGGACCTTTCCGTAAATGACAACGAATTTATCGTGCTGGTCGGCCCTTCGGGATGCGGCAAGTCCACCCTGCTACGCATGGTGGCCGGTCTTGAAGACATCAGCGGCGGTGACATCCACATCGGCGAACGGGTGGTCACCAATGTTTCCCCCAAAGACCGCAACGTGGCCATGGTTTTCCAGAACTACGCCCTCTATCCGCATATGACCGTCGGTGAAAACATGGGCTTCTCCCTGAAAATGCACAAGAAATCCAAGGACGAGATCAAGCAGCGGGTCGATGATGTTGCCAAGATTCTCGAACTGGAACCCTACCTGCACCGCAAGCCCTCGGAACTTTCCGGTGGACAACGCCAGCGTGTAGCCATGGGCCGGGCCATGGTCCGCAATCCCGATGTATTTCTTTTCGATGAACCGCTTTCCAACCTTGATGCCCAGCTGCGCACTCAGATGCGCATGGAACTGCGCAAAATGCACATGCGGCTCAAGACAACCACCATCTATGTCACTCATGACCAAATCGAAGCCATGACCCTTGCGGACCGCATTGTCATTCTCAAGGACGGTTACATCCAGCAGGTGGGTACTCCGGTAGAAGTTTTTGAAAAACCCAACAACGTTTTCGTGGCCCAGTTCATCGGCAACCCGCCCATGAACATCCTTGAAGGAACCATCAAGGTCATCGACGGCAAACGTTATGTGGTCAAAGGCAGCACTAAATTTCCAGTGCAGGACCATCAGGGTCCGAACCTCAAAGACGGCGATCCGGTTCTGGCCGGACTGCGCCCGGATTCTATCAAGATGGGCGACAACATTGAGCGGTTGCAAAAAGACTGGTGGTGCAGCGGCGAAGTTGTAGTCTCTGAAATCCTCGGTGCCCATTCATTGCTCGAAATCATCATTGACGGCGAAAACGAACTCATTGCCGAAGTGGAAGGCCGGGTAGTTGCCCATCCCGGTGAAACTGTTCCCATCGGATTTGAATTTGACCGTATGGTGCTTTTCGATCCTGAAACGAAAGAGGCGCTTTACTAG
- a CDS encoding flagellar hook assembly protein FlgD: MIDATTYLNNVNKNAKPKTPSKDLNKDAFLKLFVTQLKNQDPVNPMDNKEQLAQLAQFSSLERLTNISKAMDGLTKTVKTVIGLNATGYIGKTVMAKGISVSKDGSETTSASISLPAACKSVYVDIFDKKGALVRSVEMGSKSAGKFDFKWDGMDKDKKAAADGQYRIVVRAESSSGKKVLANIEVSGKVKAVNTAGGQNILELEDGRKVLLSNVTRVVA, translated from the coding sequence ATGATCGACGCTACTACGTATTTAAATAATGTTAATAAGAATGCCAAACCCAAGACTCCCAGCAAGGATCTTAACAAAGACGCTTTCCTGAAGCTTTTCGTTACCCAGCTTAAGAATCAGGATCCCGTCAATCCCATGGATAACAAGGAACAGCTGGCTCAGCTGGCCCAGTTCTCCTCTCTTGAAAGACTCACCAACATTTCCAAAGCTATGGATGGTCTGACCAAGACTGTTAAAACCGTGATCGGGCTTAACGCTACCGGATACATCGGTAAAACGGTCATGGCCAAAGGAATCAGTGTGTCCAAAGACGGTTCGGAAACCACTTCCGCTTCCATCTCCCTCCCCGCAGCCTGCAAGTCTGTTTATGTAGATATTTTCGATAAAAAAGGAGCCTTGGTCCGCTCAGTGGAAATGGGCAGTAAAAGTGCCGGAAAATTTGATTTCAAATGGGACGGCATGGACAAGGATAAGAAAGCCGCAGCTGACGGTCAGTATAGAATCGTAGTCCGCGCGGAATCCTCCTCAGGAAAAAAAGTTCTCGCCAATATTGAGGTCTCCGGAAAGGTCAAAGCCGTTAATACGGCCGGCGGCCAGAATATTCTGGAGCTTGAAGACGGCCGCAAGGTGCTTTTGTCCAACGTGACAAGAGTTGTTGCTTAA
- a CDS encoding anti-sigma factor → MDGTERNHCSRMEKDLPFGPTPACPEIDEICMYLDGTASDELVSRLEAHLAECRSCRTAVMEMRRNLKGAVVAPFGGHCIEKAKELVQEKDSENDNDREFKAMA, encoded by the coding sequence ATGGACGGAACCGAACGCAACCATTGCAGCCGCATGGAGAAAGACCTGCCTTTTGGTCCTACTCCTGCCTGCCCTGAAATTGATGAGATATGCATGTATCTCGACGGCACTGCTTCCGATGAATTGGTAAGCAGACTTGAAGCCCATCTTGCTGAGTGCCGTTCCTGCCGAACTGCGGTCATGGAGATGAGGCGCAACCTCAAAGGAGCGGTAGTCGCCCCTTTCGGCGGACACTGCATTGAAAAAGCCAAGGAGCTTGTTCAAGAAAAAGATTCTGAAAATGATAATGACCGGGAGTTCAAGGCCATGGCGTGA